The following are encoded together in the Bacillota bacterium genome:
- a CDS encoding Gfo/Idh/MocA family oxidoreductase — protein MVRIAIAGCGSVSRHYLSDLKTSEYAHVVALCDVVEERARERAEEFDVPNVFTDVDEMLSQCEFDMLINLTSMQQHYPVNLKALQAGKHVLCEKPFATTLEEGRTLIETAKQRGVYLWGAPTVVTSPAFQCMAALLAQKAVGDVYVARAWYGHGGPGWGPWFYQKGGGCLFDLGVYNITTLTGLLGPARNVTALMGTAIKERFVEGQHVHVEADDNTIVLMDHGNSVFSCVMTGFVYGPYHEERTIELVGTKGSINMLGWDWHPKGVEVWDAQASAWKVVCEDQKGYNWNQGGSYLARCLATGEKPLMTAEHAFHVLEVMLAAQKSAETGQRIEVHSRFHAPWWEG, from the coding sequence ATGGTTCGGATAGCGATTGCAGGGTGCGGCAGCGTCAGCCGCCATTACCTGAGCGATCTGAAGACCAGTGAATACGCTCATGTTGTTGCGCTCTGCGATGTGGTGGAAGAACGTGCCCGTGAACGCGCTGAGGAGTTCGACGTGCCGAATGTCTTTACGGACGTGGACGAGATGCTCAGCCAGTGTGAGTTCGATATGCTCATCAATCTTACCTCCATGCAGCAGCATTACCCTGTTAACCTGAAGGCACTGCAGGCTGGCAAGCACGTGCTGTGCGAAAAGCCGTTTGCCACCACGCTCGAGGAGGGACGCACCCTGATAGAAACCGCAAAGCAACGTGGAGTCTACCTCTGGGGTGCGCCAACGGTCGTTACCAGCCCGGCGTTCCAGTGCATGGCAGCGCTGCTGGCGCAAAAAGCGGTTGGCGACGTGTACGTTGCCCGTGCGTGGTACGGGCATGGAGGACCCGGCTGGGGACCGTGGTTCTACCAGAAGGGCGGTGGTTGTCTGTTCGATCTAGGCGTGTACAACATCACCACCTTGACGGGGTTACTCGGTCCTGCCAGAAACGTTACCGCGCTCATGGGTACCGCCATCAAAGAGCGCTTTGTGGAGGGACAGCATGTCCATGTAGAAGCGGACGACAATACCATTGTGCTGATGGACCATGGCAACAGTGTCTTCTCCTGCGTGATGACCGGTTTCGTCTACGGTCCCTATCATGAGGAACGCACTATCGAACTGGTCGGCACGAAGGGCAGTATCAACATGCTGGGCTGGGACTGGCATCCGAAGGGCGTGGAGGTCTGGGACGCGCAAGCCAGCGCGTGGAAGGTGGTCTGCGAGGACCAGAAGGGCTATAACTGGAATCAGGGCGGCTCGTACCTGGCGCGGTGCCTTGCCACGGGCGAAAAACCGCTAATGACCGCCGAACACGCCTTCCATGTGCTGGAGGTCATGCTTGCTGCCCAGAAGTCCGCTGAGACGGGACAGCGGATAGAAGTGCACAGTCGGTTCCATGCCCCCTGGTGGGAAGGATGA
- the groES gene encoding co-chaperone GroES, with translation MPETAVKVQLKPLADRIVVKPMEAEEVTSGGIVLPDTAKEKPQKGEVVAVGPGKMLDNGKVVEMEVKVGDVIFYSKYGGTEIKINGEEYVILRQDDVLAVLEQ, from the coding sequence ATGCCTGAGACCGCAGTGAAGGTACAGCTCAAACCGCTTGCAGACCGTATTGTGGTCAAACCGATGGAAGCGGAAGAGGTAACCAGTGGCGGCATCGTCTTGCCCGACACTGCCAAGGAAAAGCCCCAGAAGGGCGAGGTGGTTGCCGTGGGACCGGGCAAGATGCTGGATAACGGCAAAGTGGTCGAGATGGAAGTCAAAGTTGGTGATGTCATCTTCTACTCGAAGTACGGTGGTACGGAAATCAAAATCAACGGCGAAGAGTACGTCATCCTGCGCCAGGACGACGTGCTGGCAGTACTGGAGCAATAA